The Tribolium castaneum strain GA2 chromosome 3, icTriCast1.1, whole genome shotgun sequence sequence GAAACTGAAGTTTTTACAATCGCTACTTGAAAACAGGAAACGATTTCGAAAATTTCTTATCGTGTTTGAACGTGACTGTTCGCTGGTAATAATCAGAGGAGTTGTGTAAAAGCTTCTgcaaaaacaactttttctgTAAAAACGGAAGCTAACTATAACAATGACTAGATAAGTGAGTGTTTCAAGGAATTGTTtggatgttttttaaataaaaacacattgtttcaaaaaccagtttatttaaataacaaatacaCGGATTATGCTTCTACGATCCTGGATCCAGTTGCGAAATGATAAAATTCGTAATCACTGCTTGTGCTGAAACAACTGTTTTACCTCCTTtgtaaacacaattttttacaattttacccAACGTGCTATTGTTTTCGACTGCTATCACATGAGCCGTATCCCCATTCAAATTATGTAACCTAAAGTCAGCCCCATGTAGTAACAACTCTTGGCAGCTATGTGGATGATTCCCTCGTGCCGCATACATAAGAGGAGTGTTACAGAGctgaaaaaatccaaatttcaGAACGTGATCAAGTGCTATTTCGAGTGTCCTCATTGATAATAGACTCACGTAGAGTGATAAGGAACAATCGTTTGCGAAATTTTATACTAGGACAcaagtttttgattttaaatctCAATTGGCAATATTGACTGTCAAATACTACCGTCAATATCGCCAACGTAATCATTATCGTACATGATCGGGATGATTGACGTCAGCCCCCTTGTCTATGAGCAATCGGATGACGTCGTGGTGGCCCCCCGAGGCCGCCAGCGTCAAGGCTGTCTCTTCTTCGGGCCCCATTTTATCAATTTCGGCGCCATTTGCTAGTAAAAGCTGCACTGTATTGTACTGTCCATAGGCCGCAGCCCAGTGTAAGGCTGTTAATCCATGACAGTCGCAAACATCCACTGATTTTTCACAATCAATGTCATGTTCGGTGATTTCCCCCTGTCCAGCTTTTGTATGAAAATTAATATCGGCCGATTGGGGCACTGGTGTTTCCGCTTGAGTGTTCCCGCGCTGTAAATTGGTCAAAACTGTACACAAACTTTGTCGGTACGGCAGGAAGGCACTTTTGCGGTTGGCGTCTTGGAGGGACCCCGGTGACCACCTTTTGGGACCGCTGGATAAGTTGGGTGACAAACCCATTTCGCATTTTGGGGCGATTATGGGTTTTATGTCTTTGTCGTCGGTTGAGGAGTCGTCAAGCTGCTCGTAATCCATTTATTGAATTGTTTTTCGCCTCAAAAAACCGTAAAATTGTGACTGGGGAAGAGTTAACTGTGATTTGGTATCTCACTCGCACTGATTGCGAACCGATAAGGTCGTCTCTTTTTAGCGAAACAAAACAATGAGCTGTCAAACTCCGAAGATAAATATTTGGTACTTTGACCGGTTAATTAACGTTAGCGACAGGTTTTAGCAGTGTCACGATGGATACTTGGGTTAAATTAAATGGTCAGACAGCTGGGAGAGACAAAACCGCAaggtattgaaaaaaattgatttttttgacataacCTGACATTTCGTCCAGATTGCTGCAATATTTGAGCCGAATCCTCTGGCACCGCTTGCAACACAGTAACAAGGACCAAGTCAATGCGTTTAAAAATCTGGAATTCCAGTTGAGCACATTTCGAAAATGTGAGTCCTATAGCCTGGCCTCAAACCCACCTAACTTGGCGTTTCAGTGCTCAGATTTGGCAAATGCCTTGATGTTATTTACTCAACGGTGGCTCTCTTCGACCACGGGGACTCCACAGTGCGCCACACGATAATCCTGAGCCGGATTGCCAACTCGTTGTTTCTTTTAGCCGATCATTTGCTGTGGCTAGGCCGTGCAGATGTCTGTAATATCGACACGCAGAAATGGAGCCGCATTTCAAACAAATACTGGCTGTATTCCATCACAATGAACTTAGTTAGGGACTTTTACGAGATTTCTTGTATTATTAAAGCGCAGAAACGAACAATTGTACCTGATTGCGGTGTTCAGAATGTTAACGACTTGTATAAAATTCTTTCTCGGACTTTGACAGTGCTACAGTGTCATAAGGGGGTCATGATTGACACTGTCAAAAACGCGTGCGATTTTTTCATCCCCTTGACGGCCCTTGGGCACACGAAGCTGTCCCCGGGGGCCGTGGGGTGGCTGGGGGTTGTCTCGTCACTGGCTGGGCTTCTGGTCCTCGTGGACCCTAAAATAAAGCTGTCCCCAGCCTGATTAATTGACATTATTTATGGTGATAggttttttgtaacatttgtttaatataaattacCAATTAcgtcattaattattttaccaaCTGCACCAACATCTGAAATTGAAATGAAATCATGGGTAGTTTTAAGTGAGCTATGGCGAAATTCGTCGATTGTTTTATGTTGATGGGCACTGCCCTTTCGCTTCGCCCAGAAATGGGACGCCCTCTCCTGCAAGATGTTGGCACAACTCGGGTGAACCTCTCCTTAATGATCcaggaatttaaaatttttgaaagtaaATACTTGGtgagtttttttgatttttttctaaatgaaaaataggAGATCGAGTTAGGGGGCTTGCTGACCCAGCGATGGATCGATCCACGTCTTGGGGCGAATATCAGGACCCGGAAAATGGCAATAAATGGGCAAATTTGGAAACCTAAAATCGTAAATGTAATTGGAGAAAGGAGAAAAAGTGTTGAAGACAGCGCTTTTTGGAGGGGTTTTGAGGAAAATGTTGTCCTGAGCGAAAAAATCAGCGTTAGGAGTTTGTGTACTTGGGATTATCACAAATTTCCGTTTGATACACAAATGTGTGACGTTAAATTTGGATCGTGtaacaaaaatgaattatttttgtatttgttttatttttttcatatttagtTAGGTTTCCTGCTGACGAAGTTGAGTTAATTTGGGATTTGACGGCGGTACAAGTGAccgcaaatttggatttcaaTGACTTTGAGATTAAAAATATCGAAACAAGTGTTGAAATCGATATAAGAAGTGAAGGTAAAcattgttaattaaattattatcacaaaaacagttttttaggtaATTTCAGTGTTGCAGTTACACAATTTGTTCTAAAACGCCAATCAAAACATcacattttttgcgtttttttgccTCTATGTCTTCTCAGTTTACTCAATTACTTATCGTTTTGGATGAGTAAGCAGTTTCGACGTTTTTTCaatgttatagttttaatttgcGTATTAATTTCGTATCGTATGTCATGTTTTACGCACCCGACGCCATATTTGAAAGCAAgcgatatttttattttaatttgtggttGTTTTTCCCTAATAATTCTTACCGAAACGTTTTTTATGGATATTATTACGACTTTGGACGACTTCCACTATCCTAAGAAGAACTCAAAGTGGGTCTTAAAGCTCTCATACCCAATTTTTTACATCTTTGTAATGGCACTGTACGCATTTTGGTATTTGTGATTGTAATAAAAGTttcttattgaaaaaaatggaattGTTGCACTGATTCGGGGAAATACCCGGCCCTGGCAACAGTTAGGGGGTCACTGGTTTGATGCTCCTCGGCCGGCAAGGCAGTCCGCTGCTCTGTCAGTGTCAGATTGACATATGTTGGTTCAAATCTGTGCTTTTTATgaataaatatcaaaatataaataaataaaacgcaggTGGACCTTTATACAGTCGCAAAAATCCCACCGTTATGTCTTTGGACGCCTTTAAACGCCCACCAAACCTCTAACCTCCGTGCAAAACAAGGTAAATATCCCGCTTTTGGCGTGGTTTTATCGCATTTCTCGTCCCAATTTTTCCATATTTACGTCAAATGAGTCGTTATTTTGTATGTAAATGAAGGGATCCGTCGCCTTAACCCCACAAATGGTGTTTTCTCTTGCAGAATGATGCAAATTGGCTGAGCCATGTCTGGAACGAATCAGGCTATCCCCGAAGGGGTCAACCCCGAGAACAACCACGTCGGAGGCGGCCCCCTTATCAACACAAATAGGATTAGGAATAATAACAATCAGAACCCGCTTTTTAACGTGCGCGACCGCTTATTTCATACTTTATTCTTCAAAGTGGCGCTAGTTTACGCTAGGACCTTTCCAAAGCCTGTTAGAcgatttttcgaatttatcattttaatcAAGGCGATAGCCGCGTTTTTTGTACTCGTGTATATACATACCGCGTTTTCCAAAACCCCGACCACTTGCTTGCAACACGTGAAAGACACGTGGCCCCGCGATGGCATTCTGCGGGTGGAGATTGTGCGAAATGTTGGCCAAGACTACAACATTGAGCAGAGCTACGCCAGAGAGGAGAAACTGAAGCAGGAGAAGGTCGACGATATTTCGAACGTTTTGGGGCTTTTGGCCAGGGACGGCTTTGTTAATATCGAGCCCTCGGCCGTTGAAGAGACTGAACCTTTGAGCCAAAGTAAAATAGGTCAAATCATTGATGCAgttgtacatttttttctatttcaagATTATATTAATGAGAGTAAAAACGAGTCAAAGAAACCCAATGTTCTCTTCAACGTGTCGCAGATTTCCTCGACCATTTGGGACGGGTTTCAGCGCCTCACTGAATTACCCTCCATTTCGTCGGTTGCTTTCCCGCAAGAAACGCAATCGACGGAAGTCGGCCAAAACGAGCAAAGCACCACGAAGAAGGAATCGAGCAAATCAGGTTCggtttttgcacttttttaattgaaaaaattaaatttcacttattttcgaccaaaaacatcaatttggtgatttttgtaGACTGGTCGAGCGACGAATACATCGTTGAGTATTCGCTGGAATACGGCTTTTTGCGTTTGTCGCCGATGACAAGGGCACGACTGAAAATTCCGGTGCAGATTGTGACGCTGGATCCGGGCAAGGATGAGTGTTTTGGCGATGCTTTCAGTCGACTGATTTTAGACGAGTTTTTGGGTTATGATGATTTGCTCATGGCTTCGATTAAAACTTTGGCCGAACAAGAGGACAATAAAGGATATCTCAGGTCTGTTATTACGACcgaaaaatcacttttttccTAACTGCTTTTATTAGAAATGTCGTAACTGGGGAACATTACCGGTTTGTGAGTATGTGGATGGCGAGGACGTCGTATTTTGCTGCCTTTTTCATAATGATCGTCTTTGTAAGTATTACAATTTTTCGTGTTGCGTAATGTTTTAGTTGATAAACGTAAGCGATATTCAAATGTTGCTCGTCtgcagaaattaatttgttttggttttggtggtctatttatattttttgccacttttattagtttattaccAACATAGGTGATCTTATCAATTATTGCTGATAATATTGATGAAGTCGTAATAACTGACTAGTAATAAATGCAATAtttctgatattttttccTCATTATCAATTTTAGCTTATACTTTACGAgcctttaaaaaaagtgcgaGAAAGTTCGTTTAGTCGTTACACAAATGCACTGAATTGCGTATAATATTCTGGTAACAGGaagttagaaaaataaaaggcaCCACAGTAGCAATAGAAGATTCAGCTCAGttgaatagtgttttttttatgactttattcgaactttttctttttttataccTTTTATACCTATCGTTTTTATACGTTTcctatttcagtttttgaacTCACATTCAACGAcaaattttgatctaaaaaaacatgaattgAAAGCGAAAATTATATTCGGAAAAATTAGATAATCAAGTCTTTTAaactcttatttttttttcaaaaattggttacAGCTGTTCTAGCTTTATATAGCCATCGTCAGATCTATTTATCAATAATGCATGCGCCTTTTTAGTCCTGATGATGGCTATATAAAGCCGAAACAGCtgtaatcaatttttgaataaaattttatgagtTTAAAGGACATgattatctaatttttttaacatttccaCACTCTTACAATGGAGCATATAGACTTctaagaaaaatatataattatgaaaattgacACCATTATGAAAAATACCCCAAAGGAATTTGTTGGtggttattttttgcaatttttttgtgacaagAATAAAATACACAGAGAAACCTTTTTTCCAATTCCAATTTCCAGGGTGATATTATTTGTTGGACAATCTCTTGGGTGGTGATAAAGGACATCAAATCGAATTAAGAATTCGTATGACACAAAATTACGAGATATAGcttttcaaagttaaattttttaagttttcacATTAGTTAGCGGAAACGACAGCTTTTGCAACATTAAATAGATATTAGTTGATTTTAACCGCAAGAGTAGATgaagtgttttaaatttattatatttaattaaatttacaaatttcaacaCATTTATCTGAAGGGTTAAcagtaacttttttttcttaaatttaagttttgctttagaaaaaaatattgtattatacACGATGGTAAAGATTCTTTATCTACCCCTAAAATAAGTCCAATTTTGACTCCTGAACTCAACCTTTTCACTGGTGGATTAACAATCTCTTTATCGTCTtctataataaataacttattcattttttttattcattttgttCATACTTtgtattaacttttttttggtcTTCTTTAATTACCTCCGAAAAATAGCTGAATTTTGAGCAATATGAGCATTTTGTTAAtagaaattggaaaaaatattgtatgatACACGTgaataaagaaatttaaacatttttttgttgataaaattACGCCATAATACCTATTATTTAAAACGAATTGATGCATAATTTGGCGAGAAAACCAGTACGAAgcgaaaaaatgagttttccTTCAGTGGAGTGTTGCACTTGTCTGTATAGATTTTCCGAGCATTTCCTTGTGCGTCTGACGGTTTCGAGTTCATCCTCGTGATGGTGGGTGGTCACGTGTCATAGTCACCCGGATATGGCATGTGTCGTTTCCGGTCTATACCGGAAATACACCCTTCTAATTATAACACGACGAAAACCGTAATAATATTTCGGTGGAAATTTCAAGTTGGTGGTGCGTTTTTATTGGCATTTTCAAGGCTTCAAGATGAAAAGTTTCCGCGTAACTGATCGGTAGATTTTCGGGAACGGCGACGGTTTTGTATATACTTCGACCAAGTCATTAAAAGTTGGACGAATAAGCGAACAGAAATGAGTTTTTTTCTCAGTGCTTCTCTCAGTTATTCCAAAAGTGGAACACACGCAAATTGGACAAAGTCGCGAATCGATATTTTTTCGCGTAAATTTTGGGCAAAATTTCTTGTACGAAATGCGGTTCGATTTTTGCGGCGCCTGGCGTCCGGACGCCGCCGCCTTCTCGAGTGTTAATCAGGCCGATCATATTTCGCAGAATATAAATCAGCGGTACAGAAACCGGGGGTTAACAGGCTCCCAGTGGCCTACTATCACGTAATTATGTCACCTATCGTATGACATTGCGTCGCTCGTTACGAGAATGCTGCCGCCgttgccgccgccgccgcctccAACACGTGGGGGTGGCGACGTCGGACCGCCCCCTTTCCAAATTATACGACTCGTTAAAGTAATTTATATGAAATTCTACACACGACGTTAATATGGCGCTGCTACCATTGAAAATAGCTTCGGCAAATCGGAAGCGAAAATGACGACCTTTGTTCTAtcgaaaagacaaaaattacacACCCGATACCTGGCTGATGATAAAAAAGCGACGAGGAAATATATTTCGATGTGGAATTTTTTCTGGTCCATACCATCAtgagacgaaatttatttACAGTGTTTAGGCAATTAGGGACGAAAAAGCAAACAAAACACGAAATTGAAACGTGTCGGTAAACGCAAACTTTTCAAACGACgttataatttcattttttacacTCTTGGTTTTTTTAATCGAAGCCAACCTTTGCCCGTAACGCAGTTCTTTATCGGGCAAATTGtaataactattaattattGCATTAGTTCTAACATGCGATAAAATTATCGCACGTTATTTACTTAAACAATGACTTGGCATTTTATCCTCCACTGGCcaggaaaataaaaacgttGTTCATGTATTATCCAGTTTAATTTGTTGCGAAAAATTAAcacgtttagtttttttggacAATTTCTTAGTctacgaaataaaaatattttttttatttttccgccatttaatagaaaatcgaactgtttgtgttttttttttcaaaattcatttataactttgtggattacttttggttcactCTGTATAAAAGGATGGGTCAAATACATAGTTACTGTTAATTCTTTAAACCTATTCTTTTGTGTAATGCTTactctaataatttttttgtaattataaagaaaaaaactaaggtgattttattatatttttgaactttACTTTCTTTTACTTCATTCTATATTTATTTGTTCTCTCTTTTACTGACTGTTTAGGAAAAAGTCAGTGTTAATTACACAAAGATTAATGACGGCATAAATGCtactattcggaaataaaattaccgttgggggcgccactgagctaggacgaaaacagtaaccataaatggcgggaaaatgtttattcggatattttgagcgttgtacgaattttggggcttcacaattattacattgcctatgcggaatgattattgcatctttgatgcaagaaacttatgttgacaaatgagagatgacgaggaaaacacgaataacgaatgactgtttggttcactttctttattggaaaattattacaaagacattgaaaagcctaccttttggcataatttacgtttaaatatatcagcagttgttaatctttattgtagttttgtagatttaccgcagcatttcatgattttttcagtggaaaattctaacttaaaattcataacacttcactaatttattggtttcttgagccaaactttgtgttcgctgtgatccattacttataatctttaattagacaactgtttgataacacttcataatcaaaatttaaatatttttcactttttatccactttcaagttccaacaatagacactttataccacgaaaaactgcAGAACCCAAGTCAACGCtaatatttaccaccacgtacttttaaagggattctttctattgtaagtaattaacactatacacgcaaaattgttgaacaattcattaaatgtcagttaaatgtggaattacgaaaatttctttactgttttcgacatagttcaaaagtcatcaccagagggcgtctagttaattttatttccgaatggTGTCAAGATatggcattaaaaaaaaataaaatcggtcTGTTTGAGgctttttttgacaattgacTCGTAACAAAGatttgaattttgtgcgttatttTTGGGTCATTctgtataaatacataatttgagttattaatttaaacatttttactgTGTAGTGTTTactctaattattatttttaactaaggtaattttagcacaatttttttttgctgaattttgaatatttttgaacactactttttttactttctccagtgtttatttattctcttgtattgatagtttttatgacaaaataagagttaatttttcattaatttcttAGTTACTGAAAAGAAAAagcttattattttattatttaaagttcCATGTTTAGTTTTTGGATGTAGTAAATCACATTTTAAAGGAAAAATCTTTCGGTGTAAGATTTCGCTGTTTGCcttaaaaaaccaaagaaatCCTGTCGCCTTATCCGTCCACAAAGCGCCTCTGTGTCCAGCAACTCCTGTCATCACGGCCTTgggatttgtttttgatctGTGGTTTGTTTTTCAGACGGTGTCCGTGTCCATGCTGCTGCGCTATTCGCATCACCAGATATTCGTGTTCATCGGTGAGTCTTTTGATTTATCGTAGCTCACGCTCGCATTCGTCCCTCGGGACTTCCCCtgaccaccaccaccaccaccattacatttttctaataTCGATTAGCCGAAAAACGGTTCATTCTACCACCACTTCATCAATCTTTCTTTAACGATTTATGCATATCCGGCACACCTCGAACTTTTATCATTACGCTGAAGCGACTAATTGTAAAAGACGAAGGAGAGAAAAAAGATTGATAACCGAAGAGAGCGCGGAAATTCGGGgtgcatttttattaattcgagAACAACATAAGGCAATTATTATCGAGGGCTGGAGGAATTTTTGCGATTAAAGGACGACGAATATAAcatacaaaaatttgttttcgtttcttaattcagcacatttttttttttcgtggaATGTTATTGGACGTGTTTTTGGGGGATTCTGTTGTTGCGAAGCGTGTTTTAAGAAACGGATATTTTCCAGGTATTATTCGAAACGGAAgaggaaaaattatttttacgagAGTGCTTTAAATTCGAAATGAAATGTTCAAGATCTTTAGATCCAGATCGGCTCGCTTGATTCGATCCAATTTACGAAAAAAGTCAACAGATAACTGTTTTTGGGGCATTCATTTTAatgctttaattaaattaataagaaatATTATTTGTTAAGTTATTGTCGTAATACGTAAATGTATAACgaaatattttagtaaatagatatttttttgcgtGGGCCACCGAATTGTGGGCAAATTGTGGTAAAAAATTGTCTCAATTTTGGCGTTTTCGTTGGGAATTAGCTTGCAATCGGGCGGAATGTAGAACCTCGAGCGCCGATCGTTTCCAGTCGTCATATTTCATCAAACTATCCATTTCGGTCGGCTTCTTATATTTCGGCTTCCGAGTTAAtactttgaacatgaaaagtCTCAAGGGTCGTGTTGTGTGCCTGCGGCTCGTCGGCCGCAGTCCGCCAAACAACTGCTCATGTTGACCGAAGTTGCGGTCGAGCTTTACATAAGAAAGTATATCCGTTTTATCCGTATATCTATCAAAGTCACCCTTCCtgttttattggaaaatataGCGGGAAGGATCGGGCGTAAGCCTCCATATGGAAATGCTCATTCATCCACCGACACATGCACTAATGACAGAGAGGAGCgagaaatttgattaatttgattatttcCAGTTGATTTGTTGCAAATGCTGGAGTTCAACGTGACTGTAAGTTTTCCCGCGGCTCCTCTACTGACCGTCATCCTGGCTTTAGTTGGTGAGTGTCTCTGGTGCGTGCGAAATTTTCGCCGGTTTGGTTGTTTTCGGATAATTTAACTTTGCTTTTAATACAACAGTAGCAGCAGCAGAAAAAGAATAATCCAAACCGCCGAAAGTTTCCCCGAGATTAAATGCGTCCATCTGTTTCGGGCGTTTTACCTGCAATTATCTCTCTCTTCCTGCTCGTGGAGAGATTTCTGTTTTTCCAAAGCCATGTCAAAACACGACGACTTATAAAGCTTCAATAAGTCAGCAACGAGATTAGATTTTATCGTTAAATATATCGTTTCTCTTCTCGGCGGCGGCGAGTTTGTATCAAAGAAATTGATGAGATATCTACGTTCGTTGGGAAATCTCCTCGAAACGACGACGACGACACAAACTTTGATTCGATTCATCTGATGATCatacgaaataaataaacaaagtgGAAAACGACACGGATTACACTTTCAACAgcgaaaattttataaataattttatcttgATTTTTAAGCGAAAGCGTGCtatattttctcatttacccAAACATACATAAACGCTGAAACAAAATCAACATCCATTaacattattgttattgtttttacaaGGATGATTGAGTTACACTACGGCCAAATGGACATACAGGGTGC is a genomic window containing:
- the LOC663459 gene encoding ankyrin repeat family A protein 2 isoform X2, which translates into the protein MDYEQLDDSSTDDKDIKPIIAPKCEMGLSPNLSSGPKRWSPGSLQDANRKSAFLPYRQSLCTVLTNLQRGNTQAETPVPQSADINFHTKAGQGEITEHDIDCEKSVDVCDCHGLTALHWAAAYGQYNTVQLLLANGAEIDKMGPEEETALTLAASGGHHDVIRLLIDKGADVNHPDHLCNTPLMYAARGNHPHSCQELLLHGADFRLHNLNGDTAHVIAVENNSTLAQAVITNFIISQLDPGS
- the LOC663459 gene encoding ankyrin repeat family A protein 2 isoform X1; the protein is MDYEQLDDSSTDDKDIKPIIAPKCEMGLSPNLSSGPKRWSPGSLQDANRKSAFLPYRQSLCTVLTNLQRGNTQAETPVPQSADINFHTKAGQGEITEHDIDCEKSVDVCDCHGLTALHWAAAYGQYNTVQLLLANGAEIDKMGPEEETALTLAASGGHHDVIRLLIDKGADVNHPDHLCNTPLMYAARGNHPHSCQELLLHGADFRLHNLNGDTAHVIAVENNSTLVVSAQAVITNFIISQLDPGS
- the Pex11ab gene encoding peroxisomal membrane protein 11B, which translates into the protein MDTWVKLNGQTAGRDKTARLLQYLSRILWHRLQHSNKDQVNAFKNLEFQLSTFRKLLRFGKCLDVIYSTVALFDHGDSTVRHTIILSRIANSLFLLADHLLWLGRADVCNIDTQKWSRISNKYWLYSITMNLVRDFYEISCIIKAQKRTIVPDCGVQNVNDLYKILSRTLTVLQCHKGVMIDTVKNACDFFIPLTALGHTKLSPGAVGWLGVVSSLAGLLVLVDPKIKLSPA
- the LOC103313589 gene encoding serotonin-gated chloride channel mod-1-like isoform X1, yielding MAKFVDCFMLMGTALSLRPEMGRPLLQDVGTTRVNLSLMIQEFKIFESKYLEIELGGLLTQRWIDPRLGANIRTRKMAINGQIWKPKIVNVIGERRKSVEDSAFWRGFEENVVLSEKISVRSLCTWDYHKFPFDTQMCDVKFGSFRFPADEVELIWDLTAVQVTANLDFNDFEIKNIETSVEIDIRSEGNFSVAVTQFVLKRQSKHHIFCVFLPLCLLSLLNYLSFWMSKQFRRFFNVIVLICVLISYRMSCFTHPTPYLKASDIFILICGCFSLIILTETFFMDIITTLDDFHYPKKNSKWVLKLSYPIFYIFVMALYAFWYL
- the LOC103313589 gene encoding serotonin-gated chloride channel mod-1-like isoform X3; this translates as MAKFVDCFMLMGTALSLRPEMGRPLLQDVGTTRVNLSLMIQEFKIFESKYLEIELGGLLTQRWIDPRLGANIRTRKMAINGQIWKPKIVNVIGERRKSVEDSAFWRGFEENVVLSEKISVRSLCTWDYHKFPFDTQMCDVKFGSFRFPADEVELIWDLTAVQVTANLDFNDFEIKNIETSVEIDIRSEVF
- the LOC103313589 gene encoding serotonin-gated chloride channel mod-1-like isoform X2 — protein: MAKFVDCFMLMGTALSLRPEMGRPLLQDVGTTRVNLSLMIQEFKIFESKYLLGGLLTQRWIDPRLGANIRTRKMAINGQIWKPKIVNVIGERRKSVEDSAFWRGFEENVVLSEKISVRSLCTWDYHKFPFDTQMCDVKFGSFRFPADEVELIWDLTAVQVTANLDFNDFEIKNIETSVEIDIRSEGNFSVAVTQFVLKRQSKHHIFCVFLPLCLLSLLNYLSFWMSKQFRRFFNVIVLICVLISYRMSCFTHPTPYLKASDIFILICGCFSLIILTETFFMDIITTLDDFHYPKKNSKWVLKLSYPIFYIFVMALYAFWYL
- the LOC663408 gene encoding membralin isoform X1 encodes the protein MSGTNQAIPEGVNPENNHVGGGPLINTNRIRNNNNQNPLFNVRDRLFHTLFFKVALVYARTFPKPVRRFFEFIILIKAIAAFFVLVYIHTAFSKTPTTCLQHVKDTWPRDGILRVEIVRNVGQDYNIEQSYAREEKLKQEKVDDISNVLGLLARDGFVNIEPSAVEETEPLSQSKIGQIIDAVVHFFLFQDYINESKNESKKPNVLFNVSQISSTIWDGFQRLTELPSISSVAFPQETQSTEVGQNEQSTTKKESSKSDWSSDEYIVEYSLEYGFLRLSPMTRARLKIPVQIVTLDPGKDECFGDAFSRLILDEFLGYDDLLMASIKTLAEQEDNKGYLRNVVTGEHYRFVSMWMARTSYFAAFFIMIVFTVSVSMLLRYSHHQIFVFIVDLLQMLEFNVTVSFPAAPLLTVILALVGMEAIMSEFFNDTTTAFYIILIVWMADQYDAICCHTAITKRHWLRFFYLYHFSFYAYHYRFNGQYSSLALVTSWLFIQHSMLYFFHHYELPVILQQAHFQQFIIRNSQQQQQQQQQREPLAAAAPQNTITVRLTELFSAVRPSATTQTSTSQVTTSTTTTATVGTSAQPNTSSQTSQTTPAAVESAAAQTPPGAETAVAAIQTSEGHRAPTGGPDHH
- the LOC663408 gene encoding membralin isoform X2: MSGTNQAIPEGVNPENNHVGGGPLINTNRIRNNNNQNPLFNVRDRLFHTLFFKVALVYARTFPKPVRRFFEFIILIKAIAAFFVLVYIHTAFSKTPTTCLQHVKDTWPRDGILRVEIVRNVGQDYNIEQSYAREEKLKQEKVDDISNVLGLLARDGFVNIEPSAVEETEPLSQSKIGQIIDAVVHFFLFQDYINESKNESKKPNVLFNVSQISSTIWDGFQRLTELPSISSVAFPQETQSTEVGQNEQSTTKKESSKSDWSSDEYIVEYSLEYGFLRLSPMTRARLKIPVQIVTLDPGKDECFGDAFSRLILDEFLGYDDLLMASIKTLAEQEDNKGYLRNVVTGEHYRFVSMWMARTSYFAAFFIMIVFTVSVSMLLRYSHHQIFVFIGMEAIMSEFFNDTTTAFYIILIVWMADQYDAICCHTAITKRHWLRFFYLYHFSFYAYHYRFNGQYSSLALVTSWLFIQHSMLYFFHHYELPVILQQAHFQQFIIRNSQQQQQQQQQREPLAAAAPQNTITVRLTELFSAVRPSATTQTSTSQVTTSTTTTATVGTSAQPNTSSQTSQTTPAAVESAAAQTPPGAETAVAAIQTSEGHRAPTGGPDHH